Proteins co-encoded in one Kutzneria chonburiensis genomic window:
- a CDS encoding TetR/AcrR family transcriptional regulator — MKDPKRDLLLRAVDYLSAHGVIARSLRQLAAELGTSHRMLIYHFGSMEGLLVEVVREVEARQRAVLADLDPSGSPAELAKAFWRRFTDPALYPNERLFFELYGQALQGRPGTEALLPEVVTAWLAPLTELAKSHGLSAQDALVSARLGLAVTRGLLLDLLATGDLAAVNAAMDRFVDAYVAGLP, encoded by the coding sequence ATGAAAGACCCCAAGCGCGACCTGCTCCTACGGGCCGTCGACTACCTCTCCGCGCACGGCGTCATCGCGCGCAGCCTGCGGCAGCTGGCCGCCGAGCTGGGCACCAGCCACCGGATGCTGATCTACCACTTCGGCTCCATGGAAGGCCTGCTGGTCGAGGTGGTGCGCGAGGTCGAGGCCCGGCAGCGGGCCGTGCTGGCCGATCTCGACCCCAGCGGCTCCCCCGCCGAGCTGGCCAAGGCCTTCTGGCGGCGGTTCACCGACCCGGCGCTGTATCCCAACGAGCGGCTGTTCTTCGAGCTGTACGGGCAGGCCTTGCAGGGGCGTCCCGGCACCGAGGCGCTGCTGCCCGAGGTCGTCACCGCGTGGCTCGCGCCGCTCACCGAATTGGCGAAGAGTCACGGTCTTTCCGCGCAGGATGCGCTCGTGAGTGCGAGGCTGGGACTGGCCGTCACCCGCGGACTGCTGCTCGACCTGCTCGCCACCGGCGATCTGGCGGCCGTCAACGCCGCCATGGACCGTTTCGTGGACGCCTACGTGGCCGGGCTGCCGTGA
- a CDS encoding Gfo/Idh/MocA family protein, with the protein MGDTLRIGIIGAGNISGQYVKTLPRLDNVVITRIADLDASKAIALASQAGVPACAPDEVYTASDVDIVLNLTIPLAHAEVALAAIAAGKHVYGEKPLAADTVAAKSVLDAAAAAGVAVGCAPDTVLGTGVQTARSSLDAGDIGVPVAATAFMTTPGHERWHPSPEFYYEPGGGPLLDMGPYYLTALVTLLGPVRRVVGMSSAPRATRVIGSGPREGTTFPVRVATHVTGVLEHVGGELSTLMMSFDIWGAQLPRIEVYGTEGSLSVPDPNNFDGTVRIFRDDWVDLPVLGGYPDAGRGFGVSDMARSIVDGTPHRTDGALAYHVLDVMECLLRAAETGTSVVIGSTCERPAAVTA; encoded by the coding sequence GTGGGCGACACGTTGAGAATCGGGATCATCGGGGCCGGCAACATCAGTGGCCAGTACGTGAAGACGTTGCCGCGTCTGGACAATGTCGTGATCACCCGGATCGCTGATCTCGACGCCTCGAAGGCTATCGCGTTGGCCTCGCAGGCGGGTGTGCCAGCGTGCGCGCCCGATGAGGTGTATACGGCGTCCGATGTGGACATCGTCCTCAACCTGACGATCCCGTTGGCGCACGCGGAAGTCGCCCTGGCGGCGATTGCCGCCGGCAAGCACGTGTACGGCGAGAAGCCGCTGGCGGCCGACACGGTTGCGGCGAAGTCCGTGCTGGATGCGGCTGCGGCAGCGGGGGTTGCCGTCGGCTGTGCGCCGGATACCGTGCTGGGAACCGGTGTGCAGACGGCACGGTCCAGTTTGGACGCTGGGGACATCGGCGTTCCGGTTGCGGCGACGGCGTTCATGACGACGCCCGGGCATGAGCGTTGGCATCCGTCGCCGGAGTTCTACTACGAGCCCGGCGGCGGTCCGTTGCTGGACATGGGGCCGTACTACCTGACGGCGTTGGTGACGTTGCTGGGGCCGGTCCGGCGTGTGGTCGGTATGTCCTCCGCGCCAAGGGCAACGCGGGTGATCGGCAGCGGACCTCGTGAGGGCACGACGTTTCCGGTACGCGTGGCGACACACGTGACCGGTGTGCTGGAACACGTCGGTGGCGAGCTGTCGACGTTGATGATGAGCTTCGACATCTGGGGCGCGCAGCTGCCGCGGATCGAGGTGTACGGCACCGAGGGCAGCCTGTCCGTGCCGGACCCGAACAACTTCGACGGCACCGTGCGCATCTTCCGCGACGACTGGGTCGACCTGCCGGTACTGGGTGGCTACCCGGATGCGGGGCGCGGCTTCGGCGTGTCGGACATGGCACGGTCCATAGTGGACGGAACGCCGCACCGGACCGACGGGGCCCTGGCGTATCACGTGCTCGACGTGATGGAATGCCTGCTGCGGGCGGCCGAGACCGGCACGTCCGTGGTGATCGGCAGCACCTGCGAGCGACCGGCGGCGGTGACGGCATGA
- a CDS encoding NAD-dependent epimerase/dehydratase family protein, translated as MRVLVTGAGGMLGAEIVAALDADHDVLAHDRNVGDLRDRRQVEPLLAGVDSVVHSAALPSPLSAAEPEVFGNNVDAAFHLLDAAGRAGVKRIVYVSSLSALGLAWSSRPVSPLFAPVTEAHPYVGDDVYGLSKLVGELVAETVSRRWGCEVISLRFPFIGSGERLQHHLDHVRRDPGADRASLWSWIDTHDAARAVIAALTARVDGYALVNVAAPDTTSLIPTAELMRMFHPATRMDGPLGRYAVPFSLELSRTLLGFTAEHRWRPTIGGSA; from the coding sequence ATGCGGGTACTGGTGACCGGGGCCGGCGGCATGCTCGGCGCGGAGATCGTCGCCGCGCTCGACGCTGATCATGATGTGCTGGCCCACGACCGAAATGTCGGGGACCTGCGGGACCGGCGGCAGGTCGAGCCATTGCTGGCCGGAGTGGACTCTGTGGTCCACTCTGCGGCGCTGCCGTCGCCGCTGAGCGCGGCCGAGCCGGAGGTGTTCGGCAACAACGTGGACGCCGCGTTCCATCTGCTGGACGCCGCCGGCCGGGCCGGCGTGAAGCGGATCGTGTACGTGTCAAGCCTTTCCGCGCTCGGCCTGGCCTGGTCGTCCCGGCCGGTGTCGCCGCTGTTCGCGCCGGTGACCGAGGCCCATCCGTACGTCGGCGACGACGTGTACGGGCTGTCCAAGCTGGTGGGCGAGCTCGTCGCCGAGACGGTGAGCCGGCGGTGGGGCTGCGAGGTGATCAGCCTGCGATTCCCGTTCATCGGCAGCGGGGAACGGCTTCAGCACCACCTCGACCACGTGCGGCGGGATCCTGGGGCCGACCGTGCCTCGCTGTGGAGCTGGATCGACACGCACGACGCCGCTCGGGCGGTGATCGCCGCGCTGACCGCGCGGGTCGACGGGTACGCGCTGGTCAACGTGGCCGCGCCGGACACCACCTCGCTGATCCCGACGGCCGAGCTGATGCGAATGTTTCATCCCGCGACACGGATGGATGGCCCGCTGGGGCGCTACGCCGTACCGTTCTCCCTGGAGCTGAGCCGAACGCTGTTGGGCTTCACCGCCGAGCACCGGTGGCGGCCGACGATTGGGGGCAGCGCATGA
- a CDS encoding SRPBCC family protein — protein sequence MTKRIEARAHAAASPATVHALLRDGSTWPEWGTVESFTLERPGPDGGESVGAIRNFRTGRYLMREEIVEIVPERRFSYALLAGLALRDYRADIDLTPAGDGTDIHWHTTFRAKVPGMGWLYRRALQRITEQFVQGLADRATTESAVR from the coding sequence ATGACCAAGCGGATCGAGGCGAGAGCGCACGCCGCGGCGAGCCCGGCGACCGTGCATGCCCTGCTGCGGGACGGCTCGACCTGGCCCGAGTGGGGCACGGTGGAAAGCTTCACATTGGAACGACCTGGACCGGACGGCGGCGAGAGCGTCGGCGCGATCCGGAACTTCCGCACCGGGCGCTACCTGATGCGCGAGGAGATCGTCGAGATCGTGCCGGAGCGCCGCTTCAGCTACGCCCTGCTGGCCGGCCTTGCCCTGCGCGACTACCGCGCCGACATCGACCTCACGCCGGCCGGCGACGGCACGGACATCCACTGGCACACCACGTTCCGGGCCAAGGTGCCGGGCATGGGCTGGCTGTACCGGCGGGCCCTGCAACGAATCACCGAACAGTTCGTGCAGGGCCTCGCCGACCGGGCGACTACGGAGTCAGCAGTGCGATGA
- a CDS encoding glycosyltransferase 87 family protein has product MLLRIDPVQRWLAANARTIFAVGLGAALLMGALWPGGGLIDMQVYQAGAQTWLHGGPLYSHPVLGPMEFTYPPIAAVLFLPLAVLPLPVLGVLWVAGNLGLLWLIIRRCQERVGLPPELALVFAVAALWLEPVRTTLLLGQINLVLLALVVFDLCRNKRSKWAGVGVGLAAAVKLTPLLFVVYLVFARRFREAAVAMATFVATVVIGLLIVPEAAHYWLGGVFGDSTRVGPVLNWSNQSLHGMLARVLGEPQSKLPWLAVAGVVALAGTFLAGLADRRGDRVLAIGLAGLTACAVSPFSWEHHWVWFLPVIIGLAGKRIGWWAPGLVFLAALAMPTELVPVDFIHGMPTGFISWDRLSGPIEFFVRNMYPTVLVALLIGIGMRYGRQRLAGSRRSAERVQPA; this is encoded by the coding sequence ATGCTGCTCAGGATCGACCCGGTCCAACGCTGGCTGGCGGCCAACGCGCGCACGATCTTCGCCGTCGGCCTCGGGGCCGCCCTGCTGATGGGCGCGCTGTGGCCGGGTGGCGGCCTGATCGACATGCAGGTCTACCAGGCCGGCGCCCAGACCTGGCTGCACGGCGGCCCGCTGTACTCGCACCCGGTCCTCGGCCCGATGGAGTTCACGTATCCGCCCATCGCGGCCGTGCTGTTCCTGCCGCTGGCCGTGCTGCCGCTGCCGGTCCTCGGCGTGTTGTGGGTGGCCGGCAACCTCGGCCTGCTGTGGCTGATCATCCGGCGCTGCCAGGAGCGCGTCGGCCTGCCGCCGGAGCTGGCCCTGGTGTTCGCGGTGGCGGCCCTGTGGCTGGAGCCGGTGCGCACCACCCTGCTGCTCGGGCAGATCAACCTTGTGCTGCTTGCCCTTGTGGTGTTCGACCTGTGCCGCAACAAGCGTTCCAAGTGGGCCGGAGTCGGCGTCGGCCTGGCCGCCGCGGTGAAGCTCACGCCGCTGCTTTTCGTGGTGTACCTGGTGTTCGCGCGCCGCTTCCGTGAGGCGGCGGTGGCCATGGCGACGTTCGTGGCGACTGTCGTGATTGGACTGCTGATCGTGCCGGAAGCCGCGCATTACTGGCTGGGCGGCGTGTTCGGCGACTCCACGCGGGTCGGCCCGGTGCTGAACTGGTCCAACCAGTCGCTGCACGGCATGCTGGCCCGGGTGCTCGGCGAGCCGCAGTCCAAGCTGCCCTGGCTGGCGGTCGCCGGCGTGGTCGCGCTGGCCGGCACGTTCCTGGCCGGACTGGCCGACCGGCGCGGCGACCGGGTGCTGGCCATCGGCCTGGCCGGCCTGACCGCGTGCGCGGTGTCGCCGTTCTCGTGGGAGCACCACTGGGTGTGGTTCCTCCCCGTGATCATCGGGTTGGCCGGCAAGCGGATCGGCTGGTGGGCGCCCGGCCTGGTGTTCCTGGCCGCCTTGGCCATGCCGACCGAGCTGGTGCCGGTCGACTTCATCCACGGCATGCCAACGGGCTTCATCTCCTGGGACCGGCTGTCCGGCCCGATCGAGTTCTTCGTGCGCAACATGTATCCGACAGTGCTGGTGGCGCTGCTCATCGGCATCGGGATGCGCTATGGTCGACAGCGGCTCGCAGGGAGCCGCCGGTCCGCGGAAAGGGTTCAACCCGCCTGA
- a CDS encoding sugar phosphate isomerase/epimerase family protein, producing MVRPVTLFTGQWADLPFEEVCRLASGWGYDGLEVCTWGDHFDVQEALADDAYIPKFKETLARHNLQCWTLSCHLTSQAVCDHPIDERHQNILHPRVWGDGDPEGVRQRAAAEIADTARSAAKLGISTVVGFTGSSIWHTLAMFPPVPDSMIERGYQDFADRWNPILDVFDEVGVRYAHEVHPGEIAYDYWTTVRTLEAIGHRPAFGLNFDPSHFVWQDLDPVGFLYDFRDRIYHVDCKESVKRFNGRNGRLGSHLPWGDPRRGWDFVSTGHGDVPWEACFRMLNSIGYDGPISVEWEDAGMDRLTGAPDALAFVRSMTRIEPPEASFDSAFSS from the coding sequence ATGGTTCGTCCCGTGACGCTGTTCACCGGGCAGTGGGCCGATCTGCCGTTCGAGGAGGTGTGCCGGCTCGCTTCCGGTTGGGGCTACGACGGTCTCGAGGTCTGCACGTGGGGCGACCACTTCGACGTGCAAGAGGCTTTGGCCGACGACGCTTACATTCCGAAGTTCAAGGAAACCCTTGCCCGGCACAACCTTCAGTGCTGGACGCTGTCGTGCCACCTGACCAGTCAGGCCGTCTGCGATCATCCCATCGACGAGCGGCACCAGAACATCCTGCATCCTCGGGTGTGGGGCGACGGCGATCCCGAGGGCGTCCGGCAGCGGGCCGCCGCCGAGATCGCCGACACCGCCCGGTCAGCCGCCAAGCTCGGCATCAGCACCGTCGTCGGTTTCACCGGCTCGTCCATCTGGCACACCTTGGCCATGTTCCCGCCCGTGCCCGATTCGATGATCGAGCGCGGTTACCAGGACTTCGCCGACCGGTGGAACCCCATCCTCGACGTCTTCGACGAGGTCGGCGTGCGCTATGCGCACGAGGTGCATCCCGGCGAGATCGCCTACGACTACTGGACCACCGTGCGCACCCTGGAGGCCATCGGCCACCGCCCCGCTTTCGGCCTCAACTTCGATCCCAGCCATTTCGTCTGGCAGGACCTCGATCCCGTCGGCTTCCTCTACGACTTCCGTGACCGCATCTATCACGTCGACTGCAAGGAATCCGTCAAGCGCTTCAACGGCCGCAACGGGCGGCTCGGCTCCCACCTGCCGTGGGGCGATCCCCGGCGCGGTTGGGATTTCGTCTCCACCGGCCACGGCGATGTGCCGTGGGAGGCCTGTTTCCGGATGCTGAACAGCATCGGCTACGACGGCCCCATTTCCGTCGAATGGGAAGACGCCGGCATGGACCGCCTCACCGGCGCCCCCGACGCCTTGGCCTTCGTCCGTTCCATGACCCGCATCGAGCCCCCCGAGGCCTCTTTCGACTCCGCCTTCAGCTCGTGA
- a CDS encoding carbohydrate ABC transporter permease, with amino-acid sequence MASRFRSREAWTGYVFVLPAVGLFAVMGLYTVGYGLALSFAQWNGFTPQWTWVGFGNYLDLIYRDPAIAPVVQGAALRTLVVMIAVPVLTVLVGFPLAVALNHITRLRAAFRTVFFLPQVTAGIALFYAWTYALQPDGSLNYILRHLGLGSIAQPQGWLGNPSTALPTLIVVMVLGSVPVAMLLYLTGLQSIDQSVVDAARVDGASGLRTMTAIIWPLLLPITGAVVMLNLRYALQDFQTFLLMTNGGPGGHTLVLGLESYNLAFVSGFKPTLGLSSALGWTLFVVALLLAGINLRVLRSRA; translated from the coding sequence GTGGCGTCGCGTTTTCGCAGCCGGGAGGCATGGACCGGCTATGTGTTCGTGCTGCCGGCGGTGGGCCTGTTCGCGGTGATGGGCCTCTACACCGTCGGCTACGGCCTGGCCCTGAGTTTCGCCCAGTGGAACGGCTTCACTCCACAATGGACCTGGGTCGGGTTCGGCAACTACCTCGACCTGATCTACCGCGACCCGGCCATCGCGCCGGTCGTGCAGGGCGCGGCGCTGCGGACGCTGGTCGTGATGATCGCGGTGCCGGTGCTGACCGTGCTGGTCGGCTTCCCGCTCGCGGTGGCGTTGAACCACATCACGCGGCTGCGCGCGGCGTTTCGCACGGTGTTCTTCCTGCCCCAGGTCACGGCCGGCATCGCGCTGTTCTATGCCTGGACGTATGCGCTTCAGCCCGACGGCTCGCTCAACTACATCCTGCGGCACCTGGGGCTGGGCTCGATCGCCCAGCCCCAGGGCTGGCTGGGCAACCCGTCGACCGCACTGCCGACGTTGATCGTGGTGATGGTGCTCGGCTCGGTGCCGGTGGCGATGTTGTTGTACCTGACCGGGTTGCAGTCCATTGATCAGTCCGTTGTGGACGCGGCCAGGGTCGACGGCGCCAGTGGGCTGCGAACCATGACCGCGATCATCTGGCCGCTGCTGCTGCCGATCACCGGGGCCGTGGTCATGCTCAACCTCCGCTATGCGTTGCAGGACTTCCAGACCTTCCTGCTGATGACCAACGGCGGCCCCGGCGGGCACACGCTGGTGCTGGGGCTGGAGTCGTACAACCTGGCCTTCGTCAGCGGGTTCAAGCCGACGCTCGGCCTGTCCAGCGCGCTCGGCTGGACGCTGTTCGTGGTGGCGTTGCTGTTGGCCGGTATCAACCTTCGAGTGCTGCGGAGCCGCGCGTGA
- a CDS encoding Gfo/Idh/MocA family protein codes for MKIGMIGYAFMGAAHSHAWRTAGRFFDLPATPEMAVICGRSADKVAAAAAKFGWAESATDWRAVVDRPDIDVIDICTPGDSHAEIAIAALEAGKHVLCEKPLANSVEEAARMAEAAKSSSARSMVMFNYRRVPALALARQLIADGRIGTVHQVRAQYLQDWLVDPDFPLTWRLDAASAGSGALGDLGAHSIDAAQFLTGQRISAVGGVLETFVDSRPRLDGSGRGPVTVDDAALFTARFDGGAIGVFEATRFATGRKNAMRIEVSGSLGTLSYDQESMNELRFYDGTEDARTAGFRRILVTEATHPYMDAWWPPGHIIGYEHTFIHQVRDFVTGVVDGTELSPSFEEGLQVQRVLAAVQQGVSLRSV; via the coding sequence ATGAAGATCGGCATGATCGGCTACGCCTTCATGGGGGCGGCGCACTCCCATGCGTGGCGGACCGCGGGGCGGTTCTTCGACCTGCCGGCGACGCCCGAGATGGCGGTGATCTGCGGCCGTTCGGCCGACAAGGTCGCCGCCGCGGCGGCCAAGTTCGGTTGGGCCGAGTCGGCGACCGACTGGCGGGCGGTGGTCGACCGGCCGGACATCGACGTGATCGACATCTGCACGCCCGGCGACAGCCACGCCGAGATCGCCATCGCCGCACTCGAGGCCGGCAAGCACGTGCTGTGCGAGAAACCGCTGGCCAACAGCGTCGAAGAGGCCGCTCGCATGGCCGAGGCGGCCAAGTCGTCCAGCGCCCGGTCGATGGTGATGTTCAACTACCGCCGCGTGCCGGCGCTGGCCCTGGCCCGGCAGCTGATCGCCGACGGCCGGATCGGCACCGTGCACCAGGTTCGGGCCCAGTACCTCCAGGACTGGTTGGTGGACCCCGATTTCCCGCTGACCTGGCGGCTCGACGCCGCCAGCGCCGGCTCCGGGGCGCTCGGCGATCTCGGCGCGCACAGCATCGACGCCGCCCAGTTCCTGACCGGGCAACGGATTTCCGCCGTCGGCGGCGTGCTGGAGACCTTTGTGGACTCCCGGCCCCGGCTCGACGGCTCCGGCCGCGGGCCCGTCACGGTCGACGACGCCGCGCTGTTCACCGCCCGTTTCGACGGCGGCGCGATCGGCGTTTTCGAGGCGACCAGGTTCGCCACCGGGCGTAAGAACGCCATGCGCATCGAGGTCAGCGGCTCGCTCGGCACCCTGTCGTACGACCAGGAATCCATGAACGAGCTGCGGTTCTACGACGGCACCGAGGATGCCCGCACCGCCGGGTTCCGGCGGATCCTGGTCACCGAGGCCACGCATCCGTACATGGATGCCTGGTGGCCGCCCGGGCACATCATCGGCTACGAGCACACTTTCATCCACCAGGTGCGGGATTTCGTGACCGGCGTGGTCGACGGCACCGAGCTTTCGCCGTCGTTCGAGGAGGGGTTGCAGGTGCAGCGGGTGCTGGCCGCCGTGCAACAGGGCGTCTCACTGAGGAGCGTGTGA
- a CDS encoding LuxR C-terminal-related transcriptional regulator: MGSISVVLADVNDVVRSGLRVLLAHDPEIRIVAEACDAGQAVREVQRHQPDLVVMDLLAVRDVIQARAGVRVLVFTHADDDESVYQAIRAGARGYLLKSAQQAEITRAVRGVAAGEAIFGDGVAHRVADLLTAPAQRTEDVFPELTRRERQVLDLIADGRSNSTIARQLHLAPKTVSNHISAIFTKLRAADRAEAIARARDAGIGARPRHLTSVTA, encoded by the coding sequence ATGGGGAGCATTTCGGTCGTTCTCGCCGACGTCAACGACGTGGTGCGCAGCGGTCTTCGGGTGCTGCTCGCGCACGACCCCGAGATCCGGATCGTCGCCGAGGCCTGCGACGCCGGGCAGGCCGTGCGCGAGGTGCAGCGGCACCAGCCCGACCTCGTCGTCATGGACCTCCTCGCCGTTCGCGACGTCATCCAGGCCCGGGCCGGCGTCCGGGTGCTGGTCTTCACCCACGCCGACGACGATGAAAGCGTTTACCAGGCCATCCGCGCCGGGGCCCGCGGCTACCTGCTCAAGTCCGCCCAGCAGGCCGAGATCACCCGCGCCGTCCGCGGCGTGGCCGCCGGCGAGGCCATCTTCGGCGACGGCGTCGCCCACCGCGTCGCCGACCTGCTCACCGCGCCGGCCCAGCGCACCGAGGACGTCTTCCCCGAGCTCACCCGGCGGGAGCGCCAGGTGCTCGACCTCATCGCCGACGGTCGTTCCAACTCCACCATCGCCCGCCAGCTCCACCTGGCCCCCAAGACCGTCAGCAACCACATCTCGGCGATCTTCACCAAGCTCCGCGCCGCCGACCGCGCCGAGGCCATCGCCCGGGCCCGCGACGCCGGCATCGGCGCCCGCCCCCGTCACCTCACCTCAGTCACCGCCTGA
- a CDS encoding carbohydrate ABC transporter permease, with translation MKARVFVYAVLIAYAVISLYPFALMVSGALKDAAEVRLDGHLIPSNPTLATLAHTWNELHFFTYFGNSLLVTGLTTVGVLIVYSLAGYAFAVLRFPGRRLLYGMFLALLFVPGITMLLPVVILQQKLGLIGTFPGIILPFVNGTAPLSIMLLTNSFRTVPAELKESARCDGAGELRTFWSIYLPIGRPALITIALLTAVPTWNEYVLTRVSLSDASRYTLPLALQNLNSSTAPQENVLMAASLIIVIPVIILFVLLQRYFVNGLQGAVKG, from the coding sequence GTGAAGGCCCGGGTGTTCGTGTACGCGGTGCTGATCGCGTATGCGGTGATCAGCCTGTATCCGTTCGCGCTCATGGTGTCCGGGGCGTTGAAGGACGCGGCCGAGGTGCGGTTGGACGGTCATTTGATCCCGTCCAACCCGACGCTGGCGACGCTGGCCCACACGTGGAACGAGCTGCATTTCTTCACCTACTTCGGGAACAGCCTGCTCGTCACCGGGTTGACCACGGTCGGCGTGCTGATCGTCTACTCGTTGGCCGGCTACGCCTTCGCCGTACTGCGGTTCCCGGGCCGGCGGCTGCTCTACGGCATGTTTCTGGCGCTGCTGTTCGTGCCCGGCATCACGATGCTGCTGCCGGTGGTGATCCTCCAGCAGAAGCTGGGGCTGATCGGCACCTTTCCCGGCATCATCCTGCCGTTCGTCAACGGCACCGCCCCGCTGTCCATCATGTTGCTCACCAACAGCTTCCGCACGGTGCCGGCCGAGCTGAAGGAGTCGGCCCGCTGCGACGGGGCCGGCGAGCTGCGCACCTTCTGGTCGATCTACCTGCCGATCGGGCGGCCGGCGCTGATCACCATCGCGCTGCTCACGGCGGTGCCGACCTGGAACGAGTACGTGCTGACCCGGGTCTCCCTGAGCGACGCGTCGCGGTACACGCTGCCGCTGGCGTTGCAGAACCTCAACTCGTCCACCGCACCGCAGGAGAACGTGCTGATGGCCGCTTCGCTGATCATCGTCATTCCGGTGATCATCCTTTTCGTGCTGCTGCAACGGTATTTCGTGAACGGCCTGCAGGGCGCGGTGAAGGGCTGA
- a CDS encoding ThuA domain-containing protein, with the protein MKTALVVRGGWDGHLPVEASDRYAGELRSLGYEVTVSDSLDSYLDAELLARTDLVVQCWTMGSISAAQVEGLTAAVRAGTGFAGWHGGIVDSFRDETRYQQMTGGQFVYHPAEFVEYTVRTGGSKFTVHTEQYYVHTDPANEVLAVTDFVEDGTTLPVTWTRKWGSGRVFVTTIGHKLDDFDVPEVDRMIIEGLQWATR; encoded by the coding sequence ATGAAGACCGCGCTCGTGGTTCGCGGTGGCTGGGATGGGCACCTGCCCGTGGAGGCCAGCGACCGCTACGCCGGGGAGCTCCGTTCCCTCGGTTACGAGGTCACCGTGTCGGACAGCCTGGACAGCTATCTGGACGCCGAGTTGTTGGCCCGCACCGACCTCGTCGTGCAGTGTTGGACCATGGGGTCCATTTCCGCGGCCCAGGTGGAAGGCCTGACCGCGGCCGTACGGGCCGGGACCGGCTTCGCCGGCTGGCACGGCGGCATCGTCGACTCCTTCCGGGACGAGACGCGGTACCAGCAGATGACCGGTGGGCAGTTCGTCTACCATCCGGCCGAGTTCGTCGAGTACACCGTGCGCACCGGCGGCTCGAAGTTCACCGTGCACACCGAGCAGTACTACGTGCACACCGATCCGGCCAACGAGGTGTTGGCGGTGACCGACTTCGTCGAGGACGGCACCACGCTACCCGTGACATGGACCCGGAAGTGGGGTTCCGGCCGGGTTTTCGTCACCACGATCGGCCACAAGCTGGACGACTTCGACGTGCCGGAGGTGGATCGGATGATCATCGAGGGGTTGCAGTGGGCGACACGTTGA
- a CDS encoding ankyrin repeat domain-containing protein, with protein MPSLPDDPSFDHLRRQARALHRAVVAGDADALARVRRSYGTFSRFPLATAQLVVAREYGFASWARLKEHVAVIDRYRWPRRNGMPVTSSPSDEFCRLACLNYTNDDPASRARAVLPDEPHIWAAAAAGNTARVASLLAADPSLARREGGPHLWEPLAYLAYSRVSPGVPLLTARLLLDYGADPNTGYLWGGLPSPFTLLTGVFGEGEQGADRQPRHPQSLALAEMLLRAGADPNDSQTLYNRQFNADDSHLTLLFRYGLGRGDGGPWRARLSLPSPPELMATQLRWAVTHDQRDRVRLMVSEGVEFRTGFVELALVNGNTSVAEFLRSAGAVEPVLDPVSSFVAAVLSGGSFDPAVVSSALAARPGLVVWAAANDRLEAVRLLVSLGFDVNTLGRGDVPLEQPWQTALHTAAGRGNLAMAELLLSLGADPSIRDARFDATPLGWAEHEGHAELIALLTP; from the coding sequence GTGCCTTCGCTGCCGGACGACCCCAGTTTCGACCACCTCCGCCGTCAGGCGCGGGCGCTGCACCGCGCCGTTGTCGCCGGGGACGCTGACGCCCTGGCCCGCGTGCGGCGGTCCTACGGGACTTTCTCGCGATTCCCGCTGGCCACGGCCCAGCTGGTGGTGGCCCGTGAGTACGGGTTCGCCAGCTGGGCCCGGCTCAAGGAGCACGTGGCGGTCATCGACCGCTACCGCTGGCCGCGACGTAACGGCATGCCCGTTACGTCATCACCGTCGGACGAGTTCTGCCGGCTGGCCTGCCTGAACTACACCAACGACGACCCGGCATCCCGGGCCCGGGCGGTCCTGCCGGACGAGCCGCACATCTGGGCCGCCGCAGCGGCCGGCAACACCGCGCGCGTCGCCTCACTGTTGGCCGCCGACCCTTCGCTGGCGCGGCGTGAGGGCGGGCCGCACCTGTGGGAACCGTTGGCCTACCTGGCCTACTCCCGGGTCAGCCCCGGCGTGCCGCTGCTGACCGCGCGGCTCTTGCTGGACTACGGGGCGGATCCCAACACCGGGTACCTGTGGGGCGGGCTGCCGTCTCCGTTCACGCTGCTGACCGGGGTCTTCGGCGAGGGCGAGCAGGGTGCCGACCGGCAGCCCCGGCACCCACAGTCGTTGGCGCTGGCCGAGATGCTGTTGCGGGCCGGGGCCGATCCCAATGACAGCCAGACGTTGTACAACCGCCAGTTCAACGCCGACGACTCCCATTTGACGCTGTTGTTCCGCTACGGGCTCGGGCGGGGCGACGGCGGTCCCTGGCGGGCGCGGCTGTCGTTGCCGTCGCCGCCGGAACTGATGGCCACGCAGCTGCGGTGGGCCGTGACGCATGATCAGCGGGATCGGGTGCGGCTCATGGTGTCCGAGGGCGTCGAGTTCCGTACCGGTTTCGTGGAACTGGCCCTGGTCAACGGAAACACCTCGGTGGCCGAGTTTCTGCGATCGGCCGGAGCTGTGGAACCGGTGCTGGATCCGGTGTCCTCGTTCGTGGCCGCCGTCCTCAGCGGCGGCTCGTTCGATCCCGCCGTCGTGTCTTCGGCACTGGCCGCCCGGCCCGGCCTGGTGGTGTGGGCCGCCGCCAACGACCGGCTCGAAGCCGTGCGATTGTTGGTGTCACTGGGTTTCGACGTCAACACCCTCGGCCGCGGCGATGTGCCGCTGGAGCAGCCGTGGCAGACCGCGCTGCACACGGCCGCCGGCCGCGGCAACCTGGCCATGGCCGAGCTGTTGCTATCCCTGGGCGCGGACCCGTCGATCCGTGACGCGCGGTTCGACGCCACTCCCCTCGGCTGGGCCGAGCACGAGGGACATGCCGAGCTCATCGCACTGCTGACTCCGTAG